Proteins found in one Syntrophales bacterium genomic segment:
- a CDS encoding epoxyqueuosine reductase QueH — MKILLHICCAPCAIYPLRKLRLDGHQVTGYFDNPNIHPLQEYLKRLDTLIEYAEQEGMPLIRADEYDPEAFMRAVTFREHNRCGACYHLRMSRTARTARREGFEGFTSTLFYSVYQDHDLMKDIAEGCARKEGLCLACHDFREGWREGVSLSRKMGMYRQRYCGCLYSEKERYLQERARRRESKAKTGP, encoded by the coding sequence ATGAAGATACTGCTTCACATATGCTGCGCTCCCTGCGCCATATATCCCCTCCGGAAACTGCGACTGGACGGGCACCAGGTAACGGGTTACTTTGACAACCCAAACATTCATCCTCTCCAGGAGTACCTGAAACGCCTGGATACGCTCATCGAATACGCCGAACAGGAAGGAATGCCCCTGATCCGGGCTGATGAATATGATCCGGAAGCCTTCATGAGGGCCGTTACCTTCAGGGAACACAACCGGTGCGGTGCCTGCTACCACCTGCGCATGAGCCGGACCGCCCGAACGGCTCGCCGGGAAGGTTTTGAAGGCTTCACCTCAACCCTGTTTTACAGCGTGTACCAGGATCACGATCTTATGAAAGACATAGCCGAGGGCTGCGCAAGGAAAGAGGGCCTGTGTCTGGCCTGTCACGATTTCAGGGAAGGATGGAGAGAGGGCGTGTCCCTTTCCCGGAAGATGGGCATGTACCGCCAGCGGTACTGCGGCTGCCTGTACAGCGAGAAGGAACGGTATCTTCAGGAACGCGCGCGCCGGAGGGAATCGAAGGCAAAGACCGGGCCGTGA
- the ruvB gene encoding Holliday junction branch migration DNA helicase RuvB: MERTIVTPLPSSGEEGFEHTIRPRLLNEYIGQATVKENLSIFIEAARGRGEALDHVLLYGPPGLGKTTLAHIMGKEMAVDIKVTSGPVIERPGDLAAMLTNLNSHDILFIDEIHRLSHVVEEVLYPAMEDYYIDILIGQGPSARSVKLDVPRFTLVGATTRAGLLTSPLRDRFGMTFRLQFYTEDDLATIIARSSHILSIETDPSGAREIARRSRGTPRIANRLLRRVRDFAQVRADGVITETVAREALRMLEVDHRGFDLMDRTILLTVIDKFSGGPVGIDSLAAAIGEEKNTIEDVYEPFLIQEGYLHRTARGRVATRTAYEHFGRVWKTRDPQEQLL; this comes from the coding sequence ATGGAAAGAACCATTGTCACCCCCCTGCCCTCATCAGGTGAAGAGGGCTTTGAACACACGATCCGCCCCCGGTTGTTGAATGAATACATCGGCCAGGCCACAGTAAAGGAGAACCTTTCAATATTTATCGAGGCGGCGCGGGGACGGGGCGAAGCCCTCGACCACGTCCTGCTCTACGGACCGCCGGGGCTCGGGAAAACCACTCTGGCACACATCATGGGAAAAGAGATGGCTGTTGACATCAAGGTTACCTCCGGTCCCGTCATCGAACGCCCGGGAGACCTGGCGGCCATGCTCACCAACCTGAACTCCCATGATATCCTGTTTATCGATGAAATTCACCGGCTCTCCCACGTGGTCGAAGAGGTGCTCTACCCCGCCATGGAGGATTACTACATCGACATCCTCATCGGCCAGGGTCCCTCGGCACGCTCGGTGAAACTCGACGTTCCCCGGTTCACACTGGTGGGAGCCACCACCCGGGCAGGTCTCCTCACCTCCCCCCTGAGGGACCGCTTCGGCATGACCTTCAGGCTTCAATTCTACACAGAAGATGATCTCGCGACCATCATCGCCCGGTCATCCCACATCCTTTCAATCGAGACGGATCCTTCAGGCGCGCGGGAAATCGCCAGACGATCCCGGGGAACCCCACGAATTGCGAACCGTCTGCTCCGCAGGGTCCGTGATTTTGCCCAGGTCAGGGCTGACGGGGTCATCACGGAAACTGTGGCCAGGGAAGCCCTGCGAATGCTGGAAGTGGATCACCGCGGCTTCGATCTTATGGATCGTACCATACTTCTCACGGTCATCGACAAGTTCAGCGGCGGCCCCGTGGGCATCGACAGCCTCGCCGCCGCCATCGGTGAGGAAAAAAACACCATCGAAGACGTTTACGAGCCCTTTCTGATCCAGGAGGGATATCTGCACCGAACCGCCCGGGGCAGGGTGGCCACCAGGACCGCCTATGAGCATTTCGGCCGGGTCTGGAAGACCCGGGATCCCCAGGAACAACTGTTGTGA
- the ruvA gene encoding Holliday junction branch migration protein RuvA: protein MIAALRGVLSYKSTRHVIVDVQGIGYHVFVPLSTFYLLPEVGTTVSLAIHTHVREDSISLFGFHSADEKAIFQRMITVSGIGPRLALNILSGITPDELTGAIMAEDMGRLVTIPGIGRKMAERLIFELREKLVASGIDTERHRSEEESLMEDALSALMNLGYKESIAKKAIDRASKECKDQVSLEVILTESLKVLSK from the coding sequence ATGATAGCGGCACTGCGAGGTGTACTGTCCTACAAATCGACCCGGCATGTTATCGTCGACGTCCAGGGCATCGGATACCACGTCTTTGTCCCCCTGAGCACCTTCTACCTGCTGCCCGAGGTGGGAACAACCGTTTCCCTGGCCATCCACACCCACGTCCGGGAGGACTCGATCAGCCTCTTCGGATTCCATTCGGCGGACGAAAAAGCGATTTTTCAGCGCATGATCACCGTGAGCGGCATCGGCCCCCGGCTGGCTCTCAACATACTCTCCGGCATAACCCCCGATGAACTCACCGGGGCCATCATGGCCGAAGACATGGGCAGGCTCGTGACCATACCCGGCATCGGGCGGAAAATGGCGGAGCGGCTCATATTCGAGCTCAGGGAAAAACTGGTGGCCTCCGGTATCGATACCGAAAGACACCGTTCGGAGGAGGAATCCCTCATGGAGGACGCCCTTTCGGCCCTGATGAACCTGGGCTACAAGGAAAGCATCGCCAAAAAAGCCATTGACCGGGCTTCCAAAGAGTGCAAGGATCAGGTTTCCCTTGAAGTGATCTTAACAGAATCACTGAAAGTGTTATCGAAATGA
- the ruvC gene encoding crossover junction endodeoxyribonuclease RuvC: MVILGIDPGTRVTGYGILEKTPAGLTHIGHGEIKPPHKKILSVALNDVFESLMALVSAHQPDALVIETIFYGKNVKSLIRQGHLRGIALLVGPLNGLPVYEYSPLEIKQAVVGYGRAEKHQVQQMVTRLLGLDSPPPPDASDALAMAICHAHSMRKDQT; the protein is encoded by the coding sequence ATGGTTATTCTCGGCATAGACCCGGGTACGCGGGTCACGGGATACGGTATCCTGGAGAAGACGCCGGCAGGACTGACTCACATCGGTCATGGAGAAATCAAACCGCCCCACAAAAAAATCCTCTCGGTCGCGCTGAACGATGTCTTTGAAAGTCTCATGGCCCTGGTTTCAGCACACCAGCCGGACGCCCTGGTTATAGAGACCATTTTTTACGGGAAAAACGTCAAGAGCCTGATCAGGCAGGGTCACCTCCGGGGTATTGCCCTGCTGGTAGGACCCCTGAACGGTCTTCCCGTTTACGAATACAGTCCCCTGGAAATCAAGCAGGCCGTCGTCGGCTACGGGCGGGCGGAAAAACACCAGGTTCAGCAGATGGTGACACGCCTCCTCGGACTGGACTCACCTCCCCCGCCGGACGCTTCGGACGCCCTGGCCATGGCGATATGCCACGCCCATTCAATGAGAAAGGATCAGACATAA
- a CDS encoding YebC/PmpR family DNA-binding transcriptional regulator — protein MAGHSKWSTIKRKKGAIDAKRSKIFTKLIKEITLAARLGGGDVEGNARLRQAILAARTENMPRDNIDKAIKKGTGEIADGDVYEEVTYEGYGPGGVAVLVEVMTENKNRTVAEVRHIFSKYGGNLGENGCVSWMFDRKGSIIVSKEAAGEDTLMEIVLEAGAEDVRDQGDEFEVVTAPEDFEEVKGALDAADIACLTAEIAMIPQTTVPLDEQKAGQMLKLLERMEDNDDVQHIYANFDIPDDVMERLS, from the coding sequence ATGGCCGGTCATTCAAAATGGAGCACCATAAAGCGCAAGAAAGGCGCCATCGACGCAAAGCGAAGCAAGATATTCACCAAGCTTATCAAGGAGATCACCCTTGCCGCAAGGCTTGGGGGAGGCGATGTCGAAGGAAACGCCCGGCTTCGGCAGGCAATCCTGGCGGCGAGAACGGAAAACATGCCCCGGGACAATATCGACAAGGCCATCAAGAAGGGCACCGGTGAAATTGCGGACGGAGATGTGTACGAGGAGGTAACCTACGAGGGCTACGGACCGGGAGGGGTGGCGGTCCTCGTGGAAGTCATGACGGAAAACAAGAACCGAACCGTGGCCGAAGTACGCCACATCTTTTCCAAATACGGCGGCAACCTCGGGGAAAACGGCTGTGTGTCCTGGATGTTCGACAGAAAAGGAAGCATCATCGTCTCAAAGGAGGCGGCTGGTGAAGACACTCTCATGGAAATCGTCCTGGAAGCCGGTGCCGAGGATGTGAGGGACCAGGGAGATGAGTTCGAAGTCGTTACCGCGCCGGAGGACTTCGAGGAGGTGAAGGGGGCCCTCGACGCGGCGGACATAGCCTGTCTCACAGCCGAGATAGCCATGATACCCCAGACAACGGTTCCCCTGGATGAGCAGAAAGCGGGCCAGATGCTCAAGCTTCTGGAAAGAATGGAAGACAACGATGACGTTCAGCATATCTACGCCAACTTTGATATTCCTGATGACGTGATGGAACGGTTAAGTTGA